Proteins co-encoded in one Terriglobia bacterium genomic window:
- a CDS encoding rubrerythrin — protein MRSFESLSEQEVLALAIGLEEEDERVYSDFAENFRKDFPATASMFEGMRDEESTHRRRLIDLYRAKFGEHIPLIRRGDVRGLVTRRAIWLTQQLRPEAARRQASTLEVETRLFYEKAASRTQDASIRQLLNDLAQEEREHELRAEELGREKLDAGTRREEDEASRRLFVLQIVQPGLAGLMDGSVSTLAPVFAAAFARHESHFAFLVGLAASLGAGISMGFAEALSDDGSLTGRGHPWVRGLVCGLMTTLGGIGHTLPFLIPSFRIATIVAVAVVMAELGAIAWVRHRYMETPWVSATLQVVLGGTLVFVAGVLIGSS, from the coding sequence ATGCGCAGCTTTGAAAGCCTTTCAGAACAAGAAGTACTTGCCCTGGCGATCGGTTTAGAGGAAGAGGACGAACGCGTCTATAGCGATTTTGCCGAGAATTTCCGCAAAGACTTTCCCGCAACGGCCTCAATGTTTGAAGGCATGCGCGACGAGGAATCCACGCATCGGCGCAGGCTGATTGATCTTTACCGGGCAAAGTTTGGGGAGCACATACCGCTGATCCGCCGAGGCGACGTGAGAGGATTGGTGACCCGCCGCGCAATCTGGCTGACGCAGCAACTGCGTCCAGAAGCCGCGCGACGGCAGGCTTCCACGCTGGAAGTGGAGACGCGCCTGTTTTATGAGAAGGCCGCATCGCGCACGCAGGACGCCAGCATCCGCCAGTTGCTGAATGATCTGGCGCAGGAAGAGCGCGAGCACGAGCTGCGGGCTGAAGAGCTGGGCCGGGAAAAGCTGGATGCCGGAACGCGCCGCGAAGAAGATGAAGCCAGCCGCAGGCTTTTTGTTCTCCAGATAGTCCAGCCGGGGCTGGCCGGACTGATGGATGGATCGGTATCGACGCTGGCGCCGGTTTTTGCCGCCGCGTTTGCCCGGCATGAATCGCACTTTGCCTTTCTGGTGGGACTGGCAGCTTCACTGGGCGCGGGCATCAGCATGGGATTTGCTGAAGCGCTTTCAGATGACGGCAGCCTTACCGGCCGCGGGCATCCGTGGGTGCGCGGGCTGGTTTGCGGCTTGATGACGACGCTGGGCGGGATTGGCCACACGCTTCCCTTCCTAATACCGTCATTTCGAATTGCGACTATCGTCGCGGTGGCCGTGGTAATGGCGGAGCTGGGCGCAATTGCCTGGGTGCGCCACCGTTATATGGAAACACCGTGGGTTTCCGCGACGTTGCAGGTGGTGCTAGGCGGAACACTGGTTTTTGTGGCCGGCGTGCTGATTGGGAGTTCG
- a CDS encoding N-acyl homoserine lactonase family protein — protein sequence MIAKSIAAALFLVSSLFTIAQTSPGNLANRSVDYATAFWESPASSTRGADNSGKAAQTKSAPTSSSATSAAPVYEVFAIRYASIPDFPVNALIADADPQRKFSIAMTVWLIRGNGHNILVDSGFYRPQFFKQFKVESFIKASEAIGEPGIMPTGQPALTPEDITDVVITHMHWDHADGMDLFPKARIWLQKDEYTYYTGEAWQSPRTHGGIEPDDVLAAVKLNLAGRVTLINGDAQQILPGITCYTGGKHTFQSQYLGVNTKSGTVILASDNMYLYENLEKHVPIAQTLDAASNLRAQDRMKQLAASPRLIVPGHDPAVFEKFPKVSERVVRIE from the coding sequence ATGATAGCAAAATCGATTGCCGCAGCGCTGTTTCTTGTCTCAAGTCTCTTCACTATTGCACAGACTTCTCCAGGAAACCTCGCAAATCGTTCCGTAGATTATGCCACAGCCTTTTGGGAGTCACCGGCCTCGTCCACGCGCGGTGCCGATAACTCCGGGAAGGCAGCACAGACTAAATCCGCGCCAACATCTTCTTCCGCGACCTCCGCAGCGCCGGTGTATGAAGTTTTTGCCATCCGCTACGCTTCCATTCCAGACTTTCCCGTCAACGCGCTCATTGCCGACGCCGATCCGCAGCGAAAATTCTCCATCGCCATGACGGTCTGGCTCATCCGCGGCAACGGCCATAACATCCTGGTCGATTCCGGTTTCTATCGTCCGCAATTCTTCAAGCAATTCAAGGTGGAGAGTTTCATCAAAGCTTCTGAAGCTATTGGCGAGCCCGGCATCATGCCCACAGGCCAGCCCGCGCTCACGCCAGAAGACATTACTGACGTGGTGATCACGCACATGCACTGGGACCACGCGGACGGCATGGACCTTTTTCCCAAGGCGCGCATCTGGCTGCAAAAAGATGAATACACCTATTACACAGGAGAAGCATGGCAGAGCCCGCGCACTCATGGCGGCATTGAGCCAGACGACGTGCTGGCCGCAGTCAAGCTCAACCTGGCGGGCCGCGTTACGCTGATTAATGGCGACGCCCAGCAGATTCTTCCCGGCATTACCTGCTATACCGGCGGCAAGCATACGTTCCAGTCGCAATACCTGGGCGTGAACACCAAAAGCGGCACGGTGATCCTGGCCAGCGACAACATGTATCTTTATGAAAACCTGGAAAAGCACGTGCCTATCGCCCAGACGCTTGATGCGGCGTCCAATCTCCGCGCCCAGGACCGCATGAAACAACTCGCCGCTTCGCCCCGGCTAATCGTACCCGGCCATGACCCCGCCGTGTTTGAAAAATTCCCCAAGGTTAGTGAGAGGGTTGTGCGGATTGAGTAA
- a CDS encoding Crp/Fnr family transcriptional regulator, with protein sequence MPSASTQRVKNQHRVAASETAQSGPQNRLLNLLPAEDYARLRRHLQPVELKYKLSLYQADQPIEFVQFIETGVASLVNTMRNGDAAEVGTIGNEGIVGLPVIFGDSQAPMSVYMQVAGHGLQMKAKIFLQEMKRSASLRTAMLHYAHAFFNQVAQSAACNTFHLLERRCCRWLLMTHDRMQSNDFPLTQEFLAMMLGVQRPGVTLVAGELQRSGLIRYTRGNVTILDHAGLMKRSCECYAVSKREFDRLLGAPAKRLASENGA encoded by the coding sequence CCGCGCAATCCGGACCACAGAATCGCCTGCTGAATCTCTTGCCCGCGGAAGACTATGCGCGCCTGCGCCGGCATCTCCAGCCAGTAGAGTTAAAATACAAACTGTCGCTGTATCAAGCGGACCAGCCAATCGAATTTGTCCAATTCATTGAGACCGGTGTGGCTTCACTGGTCAACACCATGAGAAACGGCGATGCGGCGGAGGTTGGCACCATTGGCAATGAAGGCATTGTGGGCTTGCCCGTGATATTCGGCGACAGCCAAGCGCCCATGAGTGTTTACATGCAGGTGGCCGGCCACGGACTACAGATGAAGGCAAAAATTTTCCTGCAGGAAATGAAACGCAGCGCTTCCCTGCGAACGGCCATGCTGCATTATGCCCACGCATTCTTCAACCAGGTGGCGCAATCGGCCGCCTGCAATACGTTTCATCTTTTGGAGCGGCGTTGTTGCCGCTGGCTGTTGATGACGCATGACCGAATGCAGTCGAATGATTTTCCGCTCACGCAGGAATTTCTGGCCATGATGCTTGGTGTACAAAGGCCAGGCGTAACGCTTGTCGCCGGCGAGCTGCAGCGCTCCGGGCTGATCCGTTATACACGCGGCAACGTAACAATCCTTGATCATGCCGGGCTGATGAAACGCTCCTGCGAATGTTACGCCGTGAGCAAGCGAGAGTTTGACAGGCTGCTGGGCGCGCCGGCAAAGAGACTGGCGAGTGAAAATGGCGCGTGA